A portion of the Scleropages formosus chromosome 15, fSclFor1.1, whole genome shotgun sequence genome contains these proteins:
- the LOC108922475 gene encoding kinesin-like protein KIF13B isoform X4, with protein MVGESSLNDSNVKVAVRVRPMNRREKELNTKCVVEMEGNQTVLHPAGGNLGKGDRSQPKVFAYDYCFWSMDESQKDKFAGQDVVFQSLGESLLHNAFQGYNACIFAYGQTGSGKSFTMMGSADQPGLIPRLCSALFERTEQQKREGESFTVEVSYMEIYNEKVRDLLDPKGSRQALKVREHKVLGPYVDGLSRLAVASYKDIESLMSEGNKSRTVAATNMNEESSRSHAVFNIILTHTLMDLQSGTSGEKVSKLSLVDLAGSERAAKTGAAGERLKEGSNINKSLTTLGLVISALADQGAGKNKSKFVPYRDSVLTWLLKDSLGGNSRTAMVATVSPAADNYDETLSTLRYADRAKSIVNHAVVNEDPNARIIRELREEVEKLREQLTQAESMKAPELKERLEESEKLIQEMTITWEEKLRKTEEIAQERQKQLESLGISLQSSGIRVGEDKCFLVNLNADPALNELLVYYLKEHTKVGSADSQDIQLCGMGIQSEHCVIDITADGSVILTPHHNSRTCVNGSPVTSPLQLHHGDRILWGNNHFFRINLPKRTKDEGESSAMKNSNSSEQLDGDGDSASEVSSEVSFSYEFAQTEVMMKALGNNDPMQAVLQSLERQHEEEKRSALERQRLMYEQELQQLRRRLTPDKQGTLPPQWPQQHHRSMERLSLGGGAGSSPSAQQRLRQWTEEREAMLTRSLRKLREQIVRANLLVQEANFIAEEMDKRTEYGVTLQIPATNLNANRKRDAVLSEPAIQVRRKGKGKQIWALEKMENRLVDMRELYQEWKDHDEDNPVMRSYFKRADPFFDEQENHSLIGVANVFLSCLFYDVKLQYAVPIINQKGEVAGRLHVEMVRVSGGFEEGAGGSDDCSWESPEGEIQERKLVCMIKILQATGLPRYLSNFVFCQYSFWDQAEPIVVGPEVDPASSSPSAKEPHCMVVFDSCKELAVTVSEDFIEYLTEGALAIEVYGHKQTDPCKNPALWDLGIIQAKTRTLRDRWSEVTRRLEMWVQLLELNENGEYIPVEVVPASDVRTGGIFQLKQGQSRRVLVEIRSVQDSGTMPLIAEAILAVSIGCVEIRQARPSRGSESQVEGDEMDSYQERDLERLRQQWLTALTKRQEYLDQHLQKVVDKTDKTEDDVEREAQLLECRLTLTEERNAVMVPSAGSGIPGAPAEWVPVPGMEKHSPVLFLDLSTDDFNSQDNLDPPEPGGWDATLIGEDEDEFFDLQIVKRYDGEVKVEASWDSAVHDCPQLSRGVAPDQRVYLTVRVVVQLSHPEEMQLVLRKRICVNVTGRQGFAQNFLRRMSQRSTIPGCGVTFEIVSNIPRDAQSSEDREMLARLATNAEDPKSADSEAAIEKYLRSILAVENILTLDRLRQEVAVKEHFAGKGKGSRRSLSSPNVHRLSGSRQDLSINCMLEDNKGRWESQQDIFRTSPQLSRTAARNSPPQNKDPEPGLSGLAASCLSPVKALVPQMPKLLKSLFPVRDDKKDLRPSPQAQQPMPRIMVQSTVHQDGPVKPELETHDIALSPASEASSGYFSTSVSTATLSEASSTVGDPAAYPCAATLPRQGGSDCEDGLGTSHNPISLETGGKNGVRAIADKQKETQRTLTPIDVRTATLQPSAKNAIPPAAIPLSTSLPVTKMAATSDLKSCRNICGVEEEIGMTGLGTESGGSLEKLEITTDSDEGQDTSMLEWMKVGACVTVSSGKSGIVRYVGPTDFADGIWVGVELDTPSGKHNGSVGGHQYFQCSPGYGVLVRPDTVSFGGTK; from the exons ATGGTGGGGGAATCCAGTTTGAACGACTCCAACGTGAAGGTTGCCGTCCGAGTCCGACCCATGAACCGCAGAG AAAAGGAGCTAAACACAAAATGTGTTGTGGAGATGGAGGGCAACCAGACCGTGTTGCATCCAGCTGGTGGGAACCTTGGCAAAGGAGACAG GAGTCAGCCAAAG GTCTTTGCATATGACTACTGTTTTTGGTCAATGGATGAGTCCCAAAAGGACAAGTTTGCAG GTCAGGATGTGGTCTTTCAAAGTTTGGGAGAGAGTCTTTTGCACAATGCTTTCCAGGGCTATAATGCCTGCATCTTTGCTTATGGACAGACAG GCTCTGGGAAGTCCTTCACCATGATGGGCTCTGCTGACCAGCCAGGCCTAATCCCACGTCTGTGCAGTGCGCTGTTTGAGCGTACCGAGCAGCAGAAGCGTGAAGGGGAGAGCTTCACTGTGGAGGTGTCCTACATGGAGATCTACAATGAAAAAGTTCGCGACTTGCTGGACCCCAAGGG GAGTCGACAGGCCCTGAAAGTGAGGGAGCACAAGGTCTTGGGGCCATACGTGGATGGCTTGTCTCGCCTGGCAGTGGCCAGTTACAAG GACATTGAGTCACTGATGTCAGAGGGGAACAAGTCACGCACGGTGGCTGCTACCAACATGAATGAGGAAAGCAGCCGTTCCCATGCTGTCTTCAACATCatcctcacacacacgctcatgGACCTACAGTCAGGG ACTAGCGGAGAGAAGGTGAGCAAGTTGAGCCTGGTGGACTTGGCTGGGAGTGAAAGAGCAGCCAAGACAGGCGCAGCAGGCGAGAGACTGAAGGAAGGCAGCAACATCAACAA GTCCCTCACCACACTTGGCCTAGTCATCTCAGCACTGGCAGATCAGGGTGCGGGGAAGAACAAGAGCAAGTTTGTGCCCTACAGAGACTCTGTGCTGACATGGCTTCTCAAG GACAGCCTTGGAGGGAACAGCAGGACGGCCATGGTGGCCACAGTGAGCCCAGCGGCTGATAATTATGATGAAACACTGTCCACACTGCGCTATGCTGATCGTGCCAAGAGCATTGTGAACCATGCAGTGGTCAACGAGGACCCCAATGCCCGCATCATCCGCGAGCTCCGGGAAGAAGTAGAGAAGCTGCGGGAGCAGCTTACGCAGGCTGAG TCCATGAAGGCCCCTGAGCTCAAAGAGAGACTGGAAGAGTCAGAGAAACTGATCCAGGAGATGACAATCACATGGGAAGAGAAATTGAGAAAGACAGAGGAGATAGCACAG GAGAGACAGAAGCAGCTGGAGAGCCTTGGCATCTCCTTGCAGTCATCTGGTATCCGAGTTGGTGAGGACAAGTGCTTCCTGGTCAATCTCAATGCTGATCCTGCCCTCAATGAGCTGCTTGTCTACTACTTAAAG GAGCACACCAAAGTGGGCTCAGCTGACTCCCAGGACATCCAGTTGTGTGGGATGGGCATCCAGTCAGAGCACTGTGTCATTGACATCACTGCTGATGGGAGTGTAATTCTAACCCCTCATCACAATTCTCG AACCTGTGTGAATGGCTCTCCAGTCACAAGCCCACTCCAGCTTCACCATGGTGACCGCATCCTTTGGGGAAACAATCACTTTTTCAG GATCAATCTGCCTAAACGAACAAAGGATGAAGGAGAAAGCAGTGCGATGAAGAACAGTAACAGCAGCGAACAGCTGGATGGTGATGGTGACTCGGCCAGTGAGGTCTCCAGTGAAGTCAGTTTCAGCTATGAGTTTGCCCAAACGGAGGTGATGATGAAGGCCTTGGGGAACAATG ACCCCATGCAGGCAGTGCTGCAGAGCCTGGAGCGCCAGCATGAGGAGGAGAAGCGCTCTGCTCTGGAGCGTCAGCGTCTGATGTACGAGCAGGAGTTGCAGCAACTGCGCAGACGGCTAACGCCAGACAAGCAAGGAACACTGCCCCCACAGTGGCCTCAGCAGCACCACCGGAGCATGGAGAGGCTGAGcttgggtgggggggcagggtcGTCACCCAGTGCACAGCAGCGGCTGCGACAGTGGACAGAGGAAAG GGAGGCTATGTTGACACGCAGCCTGAGGAAGCTGAGGGAACAGATTGTACGAGCCAATCTGCTAGTGCAGGAAGCTAACTTCATTGCTGAGGAAATGGACAAGAGGACAGAGTATGGTGTCACCCTGCAGATCCCTGCTACCAACCTCAATGCCAACCGCAAG cggGACGCAGTGCTCAGTGAACCGGCCATCCAGGTGCGCAGGAAGGGCAAAGGGAAGCAGATCTGGGCCCTAGAGAAAATGGAGAATCGGCTGGTGGACATGCGGGAGCTCTACCAGGAGTGGAAGGACCATGATGAAGACAATCCT GTGATGCGCTCCTACTTTAAGAGAGCAGACCCTTTCTTTGACGAGCAGGAGAATCACAGTCTGATTGGAGTGGCAAATGTCTTCCTCTCCTGCCTCTTCTATGATGTCAAGCTGCAGTATGCTGTGCCCATCATCAATCAAAAAGGAGAA GTAGCAGGACGGCTGCACGTGGAGATGGTGAGGGTGAGCGGGGGCTTCGAGGAAGGTGCAGGTGGGTCTGATGACTGCAGCTGGGAGAGTCCTGAGGGCGAGATACAGGAACGCAAGCTAGTTTGCATG ATAAAGATCCTGCAGGCCACGGGCCTACCACGATATCTGTCCAACTTTGTCTTCTGCCAGTACTCCTTCTGGGACCAGGCAGAGCCCATTGTGGTGGGCCCTGAGGTGGATCCTGCCTCTTCCTCGCCCAGTGCGAAGGAACCCCACTGCATGGTGGTGTTTGACAGCTGCAAG GAGTTAGCAGTGACTGTCTCTGAGGACTTCATCGAGTACCTGACAGAGGGTGCATTGGCTATCGAGGTGTACGGCCACAAGCAGACCGATCCCTGCAAGAATCCGGCCCTTTGGGACCTTGGCATTATCCAGGCCAAGACTCGCACACTTCGAGACAG GTGGAGTGAGGTGACCCGGAGGCTGGAAATGTGGgtgcagctgctggagctgAATGAGAATGGGGAATACATCCCTGTGGAGGTTGTGCCTGCTTCAGACGTACGCACGGGGGGAATTTTTCAGTTGAAGCAG GGCCAATCCAGGAGGGTGCTGGTAGAGATACGCTCAGTGCAGGATTCGGGCACGATGCCTCTCATTGCCGAAGCAATTCTGGCAGTGTCCATTGGCTGTGTGGAGATTCGCCAGGCCCGTCCCTCAAGAGGGAGCGAATCACAG GTGGAAGGTGATGAGATGGACAGCTATCAG GAAAGAGACTTGGAAAGACTGCGGCAACAGTGGTTGACTGCCTTGACCAAGAGACAGGAATACCTGGATCAACATCTTCAGAAGGTGGTTGACAAAACAG ACAAGACCGAAGATGATGTGGAGCGAGAGGCCCAGTTATTAGAGTGCCGTCTGACACTAACGGAAGAGCGCAACGCTGTCATGGTCCCGTCGGCAGGGAGTGGCATCCCTGGGGCACCTGCTGAGTG GGTCCCTGTACCCGGAATGGAGAAACACAGCCCTGTCCTCTTCCTGGATCTCAGTA CGGATGACTTCAACTCTCAGGACAacctagacccgccagagccTGGGGGTTGGGATGCTACGTTGATCGGCGAGGATGAGGATGAGTTCTTTGACCTCCAGATTGTTAAACGCTACGATGGAgag GTGAAGGTTGAGGCTTCCTGGGACTCGGCAGTGCATGACTGCCCCCAGCTGAGTCGGGGTGTGGCACCAGACCAGCGGGTGTACCTCACAGTCCGGGTGGTAGTACAGCTGAGCCACCCTGAGGAGATGCAGCTTGTCCTGCGCAAACGCATCTGCGTGAACGTTACAGGCCGACAG GGTTTTGCCCAAAATTTTCTGCGACGGATGTCCCAGCGGAGCACCATACCAGGTTGTGGAGTCACCTTTGAGATTGTCTCCAACATCCCCAGG gatGCCCAAAGCTCAGAGGACAGGGAGATGCTGGCCCGGCTTGCCACTAATGCTGAGGACCCCAAATCTGCCGACAGCGAGGCGGCCATAGAGAAGTACCTGCGCAGCATTCTGGCCGTGGAGAACATTCTCACCCTGGACCGGCTGCGGCAG GAAGTAGCTGTGAAGGAGCACTTTGCAGGCAAGGGGAAGGGGAGCAGACGCAGCCTGAGCTCACCCAACGTACACAGG CTGTCCGGAAGCAGACAAGATCTCTCCATAAACTGTATGCTGGAGGACAACAAG GGCCGCTGGGAGAGTCAACAGGACATTTTCAGGACCTCACCTCAGTTGAGTCGCACTGCAGCCCGCAACTCACCTCCACAAAACAAGGACCCAGAGCCAG GTCTCTCAGGACTGGCTGCCTCTTGTCTTTCCCCAGTGAAGGCCTTAGTTCCCCAGATGCCCAAGCTTCTCAAGTCCCTCTTCCCTGTGCGGGATGATAAAAAAGACCTTCGTCCATCTCCCCAAGCACAGCAG CCCATGCCCCGTATCATGGTACAATCTACTGTCCATCAGGATGGCCCTGTTAAACCAGAGCTG GAAACGCATGACATAGCGCTCAGCCCTGCCAGCGAGGCCTCGAGTGGTTACTTCTCTACGAGTGTGTCCACGGCAACCCTGTCTGAGGCATCCTCTACAGTTGGGGACCCAGCTGCCTACCCGTGTGCAGCGACATTACCTCGCCAGGGTGGCTCTGACTGTGAGGATGGTCTAGGAACCTCTCATAATCCCATTTCCCTagaaactgggggaaaaaatggagtCCGAGCCATTGCTGATAAACAAAAGGAAACTCAAAGAACTTTGACTCCCATAGATGTGAGAACCGCAACTCTTCAGCCCAGCGCAAAGAACGCCATCCCCCCTGCAGCAATCCCTCTGTCAACATCATTACCTGTCACTAAGATGGCAGCGACCTCTGATCTAAAGTCTTGTAGAAACATCTGTGGTGTGGAGGAAGAAATTGGAATGACTGGTTTGGGAACAGAGTCTGGGGGGAGTCTGGAGAAGCTGGAGATCACAACGGACTCAGATGAGGGACAAGACACCAGCATGCTTGAGTGGATGAAGGTGGGCGCATGTGTCACAGTGAGTAGTGGCAAGAGTGGCATTGTGCGCTACGTCGGGCCCACTGACTTTGCAGATGGCATCTGGGTTGGAGTTGAACTGGATACTCCATCAG
- the LOC108922475 gene encoding kinesin-like protein KIF13B isoform X2 codes for MVGESSLNDSNVKVAVRVRPMNRREKELNTKCVVEMEGNQTVLHPAGGNLGKGDRSQPKVFAYDYCFWSMDESQKDKFAGQDVVFQSLGESLLHNAFQGYNACIFAYGQTGSGKSFTMMGSADQPGLIPRLCSALFERTEQQKREGESFTVEVSYMEIYNEKVRDLLDPKGSRQALKVREHKVLGPYVDGLSRLAVASYKDIESLMSEGNKSRTVAATNMNEESSRSHAVFNIILTHTLMDLQSGTSGEKVSKLSLVDLAGSERAAKTGAAGERLKEGSNINKSLTTLGLVISALADQGAGKNKSKFVPYRDSVLTWLLKDSLGGNSRTAMVATVSPAADNYDETLSTLRYADRAKSIVNHAVVNEDPNARIIRELREEVEKLREQLTQAEAPELKERLEESEKLIQEMTITWEEKLRKTEEIAQERQKQLESLGISLQSSGIRVGEDKCFLVNLNADPALNELLVYYLKEHTKVGSADSQDIQLCGMGIQSEHCVIDITADGSVILTPHHNSRTCVNGSPVTSPLQLHHGDRILWGNNHFFRINLPKRTKDEGESSAMKNSNSSEQLDGDGDSASEVSSEVSFSYEFAQTEVMMKALGNNDPMQAVLQSLERQHEEEKRSALERQRLMYEQELQQLRRRLTPDKQGTLPPQWPQQHHRSMERLSLGGGAGSSPSAQQRLRQWTEEREAMLTRSLRKLREQIVRANLLVQEANFIAEEMDKRTEYGVTLQIPATNLNANRKRDAVLSEPAIQVRRKGKGKQIWALEKMENRLVDMRELYQEWKDHDEDNPVMRSYFKRADPFFDEQENHSLIGVANVFLSCLFYDVKLQYAVPIINQKGEVAGRLHVEMVRVSGGFEEGAGGSDDCSWESPEGEIQERKLVCMIKILQATGLPRYLSNFVFCQYSFWDQAEPIVVGPEVDPASSSPSAKEPHCMVVFDSCKELAVTVSEDFIEYLTEGALAIEVYGHKQTDPCKNPALWDLGIIQAKTRTLRDRWSEVTRRLEMWVQLLELNENGEYIPVEVVPASDVRTGGIFQLKQGQSRRVLVEIRSVQDSGTMPLIAEAILAVSIGCVEIRQARPSRGSESQVEGDEMDSYQERDLERLRQQWLTALTKRQEYLDQHLQKVVDKTDKTEDDVEREAQLLECRLTLTEERNAVMVPSAGSGIPGAPAEWVPVPGMEKHSPVLFLDLSTDDFNSQDNLDPPEPGGWDATLIGEDEDEFFDLQIVKRYDGEVKVEASWDSAVHDCPQLSRGVAPDQRVYLTVRVVVQLSHPEEMQLVLRKRICVNVTGRQGFAQNFLRRMSQRSTIPGCGVTFEIVSNIPRDAQSSEDREMLARLATNAEDPKSADSEAAIEKYLRSILAVENILTLDRLRQEVAVKEHFAGKGKGSRRSLSSPNVHRLSGSRQDLSINCMLEDNKGRWESQQDIFRTSPQLSRTAARNSPPQNKDPEPGLSGLAASCLSPVKALVPQMPKLLKSLFPVRDDKKDLRPSPQAQQPMPRIMVQSTVHQDGPVKPELVAVTGRSGMSRERSVDTQDSPPSSSQETHDIALSPASEASSGYFSTSVSTATLSEASSTVGDPAAYPCAATLPRQGGSDCEDGLGTSHNPISLETGGKNGVRAIADKQKETQRTLTPIDVRTATLQPSAKNAIPPAAIPLSTSLPVTKMAATSDLKSCRNICGVEEEIGMTGLGTESGGSLEKLEITTDSDEGQDTSMLEWMKVGACVTVSSGKSGIVRYVGPTDFADGIWVGVELDTPSGKHNGSVGGHQYFQCSPGYGVLVRPDTVSFGGTK; via the exons ATGGTGGGGGAATCCAGTTTGAACGACTCCAACGTGAAGGTTGCCGTCCGAGTCCGACCCATGAACCGCAGAG AAAAGGAGCTAAACACAAAATGTGTTGTGGAGATGGAGGGCAACCAGACCGTGTTGCATCCAGCTGGTGGGAACCTTGGCAAAGGAGACAG GAGTCAGCCAAAG GTCTTTGCATATGACTACTGTTTTTGGTCAATGGATGAGTCCCAAAAGGACAAGTTTGCAG GTCAGGATGTGGTCTTTCAAAGTTTGGGAGAGAGTCTTTTGCACAATGCTTTCCAGGGCTATAATGCCTGCATCTTTGCTTATGGACAGACAG GCTCTGGGAAGTCCTTCACCATGATGGGCTCTGCTGACCAGCCAGGCCTAATCCCACGTCTGTGCAGTGCGCTGTTTGAGCGTACCGAGCAGCAGAAGCGTGAAGGGGAGAGCTTCACTGTGGAGGTGTCCTACATGGAGATCTACAATGAAAAAGTTCGCGACTTGCTGGACCCCAAGGG GAGTCGACAGGCCCTGAAAGTGAGGGAGCACAAGGTCTTGGGGCCATACGTGGATGGCTTGTCTCGCCTGGCAGTGGCCAGTTACAAG GACATTGAGTCACTGATGTCAGAGGGGAACAAGTCACGCACGGTGGCTGCTACCAACATGAATGAGGAAAGCAGCCGTTCCCATGCTGTCTTCAACATCatcctcacacacacgctcatgGACCTACAGTCAGGG ACTAGCGGAGAGAAGGTGAGCAAGTTGAGCCTGGTGGACTTGGCTGGGAGTGAAAGAGCAGCCAAGACAGGCGCAGCAGGCGAGAGACTGAAGGAAGGCAGCAACATCAACAA GTCCCTCACCACACTTGGCCTAGTCATCTCAGCACTGGCAGATCAGGGTGCGGGGAAGAACAAGAGCAAGTTTGTGCCCTACAGAGACTCTGTGCTGACATGGCTTCTCAAG GACAGCCTTGGAGGGAACAGCAGGACGGCCATGGTGGCCACAGTGAGCCCAGCGGCTGATAATTATGATGAAACACTGTCCACACTGCGCTATGCTGATCGTGCCAAGAGCATTGTGAACCATGCAGTGGTCAACGAGGACCCCAATGCCCGCATCATCCGCGAGCTCCGGGAAGAAGTAGAGAAGCTGCGGGAGCAGCTTACGCAGGCTGAG GCCCCTGAGCTCAAAGAGAGACTGGAAGAGTCAGAGAAACTGATCCAGGAGATGACAATCACATGGGAAGAGAAATTGAGAAAGACAGAGGAGATAGCACAG GAGAGACAGAAGCAGCTGGAGAGCCTTGGCATCTCCTTGCAGTCATCTGGTATCCGAGTTGGTGAGGACAAGTGCTTCCTGGTCAATCTCAATGCTGATCCTGCCCTCAATGAGCTGCTTGTCTACTACTTAAAG GAGCACACCAAAGTGGGCTCAGCTGACTCCCAGGACATCCAGTTGTGTGGGATGGGCATCCAGTCAGAGCACTGTGTCATTGACATCACTGCTGATGGGAGTGTAATTCTAACCCCTCATCACAATTCTCG AACCTGTGTGAATGGCTCTCCAGTCACAAGCCCACTCCAGCTTCACCATGGTGACCGCATCCTTTGGGGAAACAATCACTTTTTCAG GATCAATCTGCCTAAACGAACAAAGGATGAAGGAGAAAGCAGTGCGATGAAGAACAGTAACAGCAGCGAACAGCTGGATGGTGATGGTGACTCGGCCAGTGAGGTCTCCAGTGAAGTCAGTTTCAGCTATGAGTTTGCCCAAACGGAGGTGATGATGAAGGCCTTGGGGAACAATG ACCCCATGCAGGCAGTGCTGCAGAGCCTGGAGCGCCAGCATGAGGAGGAGAAGCGCTCTGCTCTGGAGCGTCAGCGTCTGATGTACGAGCAGGAGTTGCAGCAACTGCGCAGACGGCTAACGCCAGACAAGCAAGGAACACTGCCCCCACAGTGGCCTCAGCAGCACCACCGGAGCATGGAGAGGCTGAGcttgggtgggggggcagggtcGTCACCCAGTGCACAGCAGCGGCTGCGACAGTGGACAGAGGAAAG GGAGGCTATGTTGACACGCAGCCTGAGGAAGCTGAGGGAACAGATTGTACGAGCCAATCTGCTAGTGCAGGAAGCTAACTTCATTGCTGAGGAAATGGACAAGAGGACAGAGTATGGTGTCACCCTGCAGATCCCTGCTACCAACCTCAATGCCAACCGCAAG cggGACGCAGTGCTCAGTGAACCGGCCATCCAGGTGCGCAGGAAGGGCAAAGGGAAGCAGATCTGGGCCCTAGAGAAAATGGAGAATCGGCTGGTGGACATGCGGGAGCTCTACCAGGAGTGGAAGGACCATGATGAAGACAATCCT GTGATGCGCTCCTACTTTAAGAGAGCAGACCCTTTCTTTGACGAGCAGGAGAATCACAGTCTGATTGGAGTGGCAAATGTCTTCCTCTCCTGCCTCTTCTATGATGTCAAGCTGCAGTATGCTGTGCCCATCATCAATCAAAAAGGAGAA GTAGCAGGACGGCTGCACGTGGAGATGGTGAGGGTGAGCGGGGGCTTCGAGGAAGGTGCAGGTGGGTCTGATGACTGCAGCTGGGAGAGTCCTGAGGGCGAGATACAGGAACGCAAGCTAGTTTGCATG ATAAAGATCCTGCAGGCCACGGGCCTACCACGATATCTGTCCAACTTTGTCTTCTGCCAGTACTCCTTCTGGGACCAGGCAGAGCCCATTGTGGTGGGCCCTGAGGTGGATCCTGCCTCTTCCTCGCCCAGTGCGAAGGAACCCCACTGCATGGTGGTGTTTGACAGCTGCAAG GAGTTAGCAGTGACTGTCTCTGAGGACTTCATCGAGTACCTGACAGAGGGTGCATTGGCTATCGAGGTGTACGGCCACAAGCAGACCGATCCCTGCAAGAATCCGGCCCTTTGGGACCTTGGCATTATCCAGGCCAAGACTCGCACACTTCGAGACAG GTGGAGTGAGGTGACCCGGAGGCTGGAAATGTGGgtgcagctgctggagctgAATGAGAATGGGGAATACATCCCTGTGGAGGTTGTGCCTGCTTCAGACGTACGCACGGGGGGAATTTTTCAGTTGAAGCAG GGCCAATCCAGGAGGGTGCTGGTAGAGATACGCTCAGTGCAGGATTCGGGCACGATGCCTCTCATTGCCGAAGCAATTCTGGCAGTGTCCATTGGCTGTGTGGAGATTCGCCAGGCCCGTCCCTCAAGAGGGAGCGAATCACAG GTGGAAGGTGATGAGATGGACAGCTATCAG GAAAGAGACTTGGAAAGACTGCGGCAACAGTGGTTGACTGCCTTGACCAAGAGACAGGAATACCTGGATCAACATCTTCAGAAGGTGGTTGACAAAACAG ACAAGACCGAAGATGATGTGGAGCGAGAGGCCCAGTTATTAGAGTGCCGTCTGACACTAACGGAAGAGCGCAACGCTGTCATGGTCCCGTCGGCAGGGAGTGGCATCCCTGGGGCACCTGCTGAGTG GGTCCCTGTACCCGGAATGGAGAAACACAGCCCTGTCCTCTTCCTGGATCTCAGTA CGGATGACTTCAACTCTCAGGACAacctagacccgccagagccTGGGGGTTGGGATGCTACGTTGATCGGCGAGGATGAGGATGAGTTCTTTGACCTCCAGATTGTTAAACGCTACGATGGAgag GTGAAGGTTGAGGCTTCCTGGGACTCGGCAGTGCATGACTGCCCCCAGCTGAGTCGGGGTGTGGCACCAGACCAGCGGGTGTACCTCACAGTCCGGGTGGTAGTACAGCTGAGCCACCCTGAGGAGATGCAGCTTGTCCTGCGCAAACGCATCTGCGTGAACGTTACAGGCCGACAG GGTTTTGCCCAAAATTTTCTGCGACGGATGTCCCAGCGGAGCACCATACCAGGTTGTGGAGTCACCTTTGAGATTGTCTCCAACATCCCCAGG gatGCCCAAAGCTCAGAGGACAGGGAGATGCTGGCCCGGCTTGCCACTAATGCTGAGGACCCCAAATCTGCCGACAGCGAGGCGGCCATAGAGAAGTACCTGCGCAGCATTCTGGCCGTGGAGAACATTCTCACCCTGGACCGGCTGCGGCAG GAAGTAGCTGTGAAGGAGCACTTTGCAGGCAAGGGGAAGGGGAGCAGACGCAGCCTGAGCTCACCCAACGTACACAGG CTGTCCGGAAGCAGACAAGATCTCTCCATAAACTGTATGCTGGAGGACAACAAG GGCCGCTGGGAGAGTCAACAGGACATTTTCAGGACCTCACCTCAGTTGAGTCGCACTGCAGCCCGCAACTCACCTCCACAAAACAAGGACCCAGAGCCAG GTCTCTCAGGACTGGCTGCCTCTTGTCTTTCCCCAGTGAAGGCCTTAGTTCCCCAGATGCCCAAGCTTCTCAAGTCCCTCTTCCCTGTGCGGGATGATAAAAAAGACCTTCGTCCATCTCCCCAAGCACAGCAG CCCATGCCCCGTATCATGGTACAATCTACTGTCCATCAGGATGGCCCTGTTAAACCAGAGCTG GTGGCCGTAACAGGTCGGAGTGGCATGTCCAGAGAGAGGTCAGTAGATACCCAAGATTCTCCACCTTCATCCTCACAGGAAACGCATGACATAGCGCTCAGCCCTGCCAGCGAGGCCTCGAGTGGTTACTTCTCTACGAGTGTGTCCACGGCAACCCTGTCTGAGGCATCCTCTACAGTTGGGGACCCAGCTGCCTACCCGTGTGCAGCGACATTACCTCGCCAGGGTGGCTCTGACTGTGAGGATGGTCTAGGAACCTCTCATAATCCCATTTCCCTagaaactgggggaaaaaatggagtCCGAGCCATTGCTGATAAACAAAAGGAAACTCAAAGAACTTTGACTCCCATAGATGTGAGAACCGCAACTCTTCAGCCCAGCGCAAAGAACGCCATCCCCCCTGCAGCAATCCCTCTGTCAACATCATTACCTGTCACTAAGATGGCAGCGACCTCTGATCTAAAGTCTTGTAGAAACATCTGTGGTGTGGAGGAAGAAATTGGAATGACTGGTTTGGGAACAGAGTCTGGGGGGAGTCTGGAGAAGCTGGAGATCACAACGGACTCAGATGAGGGACAAGACACCAGCATGCTTGAGTGGATGAAGGTGGGCGCATGTGTCACAGTGAGTAGTGGCAAGAGTGGCATTGTGCGCTACGTCGGGCCCACTGACTTTGCAGATGGCATCTGGGTTGGAGTTGAACTGGATACTCCATCAG